The nucleotide sequence CTATGTCGGCATGACAACGGGTGGGCGTGGCGGGATTCGCGCACGTCTCAAACGCCACCGCGCCAAGAAAGCCAATCTTTGGACTCACTGCTCTGTATTTGAGGTTTGGGACAATATTCGTGACGAAGAGATCGCTGAACTGGAGGGTCTATTTCGGCACATCTACCGCCACGACTCGGTTGCAAATAAACTGAATGCGCAACGCGGATTCAAACTCATGCGTGCGGTCACAGACAACGACATTGCAAACTGGGCGACTGGTGACGACGACGCCTGACGAATTTGCGATGCACAGTTGCCGACGAACCATGCGATGCAACGGAGCCGGACTTGCAAGATTTCACGAATGGAAGATCAACCTTTCCGGCCCGCTGATCGCCGCCGTTCGCCCAACAAGGATAGCTTTGTCTGACGATCCGAATCCAAACGACGCTGTGCCCGGCTCTGACGCCCCAGCCGCAGATGATGACGCCGATTCAACTTTCGGCACCGTCGCACAGAAATACGAGCGTCTACACGACAAACTCGACAAAACCGCTCGGTCGCGGTTTATCGCTGCTCGTCGATTCGAGCTGCACGAAACCCTATCGCTCTATACCGTGGTTTTGATGTCGTGTGCTGTGATCGCACTTACTCTCTTCGATTCTTTGGACATGCTTCCACAAGAAGCTGAGAAGTTCTCATCCTTCCTTCAGGTCTTTTGTGCGGTCGGCGTACTCGTATATTCCGTGATCCTCAGTAAAAGTGACTTTGCTCTCCAGTCTTATCGACACCATGAATGTGCGATGGCTTTGAACAAGATCCGCAGCACGGTTTACAAGCACACGATAGAAGAGCCCAAAACCGACCAGTACAACCGGGCCGCTGAAGAATACGCGAAGGTTCTCGATCGGTTTGACAACCACTTGAACCTCGACTTTCGCGTAATGCAGATGCAGACTCCAATGTACCGGAAGGAATACGGCGTAAATTGGTGGTTTATGCTCAAGGTCCGTGCCGAGTTTGTGCTCGTCTATTGGCACTACTTGCTTTTCTCACTGCTGGCCGTCGTTGGGCCAATCGCCGTTTATCTCCAGAACTCAGAGTGAGGGCGAACCATGCCGTGCACCGGAGCGGCGTCAGCGCGTTTTTTGATGGTTAGTTTTCCTCCCGCCGCCCGGTGACGGCGGTCGTTATCCGACTAAAATGCATTTCACCGCACCCAATCACTACACGAACAAAGAGGCACAAGCGTGGGATGGATGATCGGCGTTGGTCTGCTGCTTCTCGCGCTCGCATCTCTGTCTGTCATTTCAGCATTGATATCTGCGATACGTTTCGTTTCTCGCGATGATCATACTCCGCTGATCGCTTACACTGTTCCCGCGCTGGCGGCGATCGTTGGTTCTCTATGCTTTCTGATCGTTCGCTTCGCATGGCTGCCGCCGATTCTGTACGACGTGATCGGCGTCGTTTGCCTCGGCTTACTGTTGTTGGCTGTCGCCATCGGTCTGTATCCGTACCGGACTATCACGCATGACTCAGATTGCGGATAACCATCGGTTGCAACGGAGCCGGGCTTGCAAGCGTTTTGGAAATGGACAGTCAACTCTCCCGGCCCGCTGAACCGTACCGTTACGCGGGGTTGGCTCTGATCGGCATCAAGCTTTGATTTTCGGATGCGCGGTCGGCCGGCTTTGATGGTGAATCAAGATCGAATGCGGTGTCATGATTGGCTGTGTCGCGAAGCACATTGGTCGTGCTCGGTCTTTCGCCGATTCGAAATGTTGACTGAACGCAGAGACGATCACCACGCACCGACGCGTTGAATCAACTGATACTTCAAGCCGGAAAAGTGTTTGCGTCGGAACGTCGCGATCTTCAAGCCGCTTCAACCGTTGGTTGCGCGGTCGATGTCGTGAACGTCCTACGTTGCCTGGCCTGTCCTGAATTCCACCGCGGTCTCGGGGCACCCTACGCCGCCGGCCGCTGGATGTCTTCTTTCCGTGTCTGGCCGTCGGCTCCGGCAACCCCGATCCCGCAACGCTTTGTTCGACATCACAATGAAGAAACTCGATGCTTCAAGCCGTGCGACGTTGCCGGCTTGATTCGATGTGTAACAATGCGTTCAACCGAAGCGGGGTTAAGCCGTCTTGGACGCTTCGCTGACCACGTTTCCACGCCCCCGCTCGGTTAACGCGACCGTTCCTGATACCTAAGGAAGCATGTCCGCTACTTTTTCCAGCAAGACAACTCGTGGTGCGATCGCCGTTCTTGCAGCCGTCCTGAATTCGCTGATCGCACCTGTGGCTGGACCAATGAGCACAACCACCAGAAACAAAAACGCGAAGACCGACGCCGGGGGTGTCTCACCCTTCAGTCCATTCTCGCTCATGTCAAACTTCCACGCGTACCGAAGCAGCTTGACCGCAGGAACCGCCAGTGCGACCAGGAGGACTCCCCACAAGCAACCGTTGATGACGCTTCCCCAAAACGTCCACGCCAGAAACTCCTGAGCGACAAGTGGCGTTTGCTCAAGAACAAAATTGCCAGCGACGTCCGCCGAGGATTCGACGGCGTCTAGGTACGCCGAAATTCGTTCTTGCATTTCAACACTGAAGGTTTCAGTTGGTACTTCGGTATCCATGTTTCAACTATCGGATCAGGAACAAAGCAATGCAACGGAGCGGCGTGCATCGCGTTTTCTAAAATCGGCGTCCACTCACGCCGCCCGCTGATTGCCGGCGTTATGCGTGCAAAATAAATGGAGAATCACTTATGAAACCCCCGAAGCTCAAACTTGCCACATGGGCTGATTACGCCGATGTTGTCAACCAACGCATGACTATTCTTCGTGCGTACTCCTACGCGGATGTCCAGTCACTTCCATGTGAATACCACTGTCTTGCGGCAATTCAAATCGAGACTGACGACCTTCAACCGCCGATGACCCTCCTTCTTCAACTGATAGACTACGAAGGCACACATGCGGCAACGGCTGAGATTCCCGTGACTCCGCACAGGACACTAACGGACCTATGTGTTGCTCAACTGGTTGCTGAGTTCCATTTTGAAATGTCGAAACATGACTACACATTGAAAATCTCCAACAAAGAAAATGGTGTTTTAATTGGTGAACTTTCCTTGCCAGTGGTGACCGCTGACATGAGAAAGAACGCATAACAATGCCGTGAACACGGAGCGGCGATGGCGACCGCATTCACATGGTTACTCGTTCGTCGCCGCCCGGTTACGGCTGACGTTCGCCGACCCATGTGTCACCACGTACCCGTCACACCGAAGCTCTCATCCATGCAGTACCGCTACATTGTCGTTGAACTCCGAGATGGCGGTAGCTGGCATCTCTACGGCGATAAGGACCGTCCTCGCGAAAAACCGTATCCATCAGAAGCGTTGGGAGTACTTCCCGACCTGCTCGCCGACGGTTGGATACCTGTGCGAGAAACACCGGTCGGTGCTGCAAACATGGGAATAATGCGAAGTGATATTCAAGCCTATTGTCTGGTCCTTCTCAGTAAAGACGACAATTCGTGATAGCTAGACACCGATCAATATCGTCAGCATGGTTTCGCATCGTCGCGCTACCGTATTGCGGCGAACCATGACATGCACGGGAGGACGGCTTGCCGCTTTTCTTGCAATGGATAGTTCACTCTCCGTCCCCCGTGATGTCCACCGTTATCCGACTGACGCGTCCAACATTACTCTCCCAATTGAAAATCCAATGCGACCTAACTCCGACATGTCCCGCCGCCCGGATTCACCGACCGCTCGGATTCGAGACGCTGGGCAAGGGCGGTGGGCAATGCTGATGGTCGCGTTGATCGGCATGGTGCTCGTTGTGCTTGGTCTGATTCAAGCCTTAGACACTGCGGGCGATTCATCAATTCTGTACCGAGGATGGTCCACCATCGTATTTGGGATCTCGATCGTGATCCTTTCGCATTCGACCGGTCGACTCATTCCGAATCGCTAGCCGTCCATTTACAACCCGCGTACAGAACGCATGTTCTAGGTGCAGCCGATACGTGTGAAGTCACTACGGCGGATAACCATCGGTTGCAACGGAGGCCGCGAGTTACTGTTTTCAAGTGGTAAGTCGTTCGCGCGGCCCCGCTGAACCGTGCCGTTCTGCCACCGAGGAATTTCTGCGACGGCAAGCTCAACACAATGGACGATGACAATCAACGAATCATCGCCGATGCTGACTCACAGCTGATTGGCAAACTAGACCAGATCCTGACATTGCTCGGAAATGGTCACTGGTCAAAGCATTTTCAAACCGTGCGACAAGAATTGACCGGGGCAGAGACGTGGGAACAGAAACATACCGCAGCATCCCGCATCAGATCGGTTTATGGTGGAATGGGGTCTTTCAATGACTGGTACGTTGACGGGGACGTTGACGGCGTCGATTTTGATGACTTGAGAACCCAGCTATACGAACTGTCACGGACATATGAACGCCCGGAAGTTGCGCGTGCGTTGCTTGAGAACGAAGGTCTCGCGTAAAATGGTTTGCTTGATGTCTCCTGACAAAGAGGCAGAACAATGCGATGCACGCCGAGTCGCCGACGGCGCGTTTTCAAGTGGAGAATTGCCCGCGGCGACCGGGTGATCGCTGCCGTTCGCCGATGAAGCAGATGGATACCGCAACAGTGGAATTTCGCTTCGAACCACGATGGAAAGAAGAGCTCGTCGTCCATCACGACGGAGGCTCGTTTGTACTCGACTTTCCGATGGGACGCCCAAACGTTTGTCTTCCGACGGAACCCCGATGGCGCAGCATTGCTCCACCATTGTTGGTGGACCACTGGGCTGAATTGCACCCGCAATTGAAATCATGGTGCGAAACAAACAACTTTCCGCTGACCGTGAATGACAACGAGACTGCTTATTGGGACTGACGCACAAATGTTCGTCAAAACAGCCATGGGCTGCTGGGCTCGGCAGGCACGTCGAAGATTCGGCGAACCATCGCGTGCACCCGAGCACGCGAGTCCGGCGGTGTTGGAATTGAGAATCTCTCGCGCGTGCCGGGTGACGCGTGACGTTCTGCCATGGAGTTTTTCTCCACCACAATATGAGAATCAGACGGAGCGATAACTCGCCCTCCCCTCTTAGCTTACGCGCGTGCTTGGTGCTGACGACGTTTTCAGCGTTATTGATTTGGGTCGGCGCTGTCTACTTTTTGTGGATCCTCGCATCAACTGCTCTTCACTACTTTGTGTTGGCGCATTTTGCCTTGGTGGCGCGTCGTTCCAGTCGACTCGATGTCACTGCGCCGTTTGCGCGGTGGCGAACTCCTCGGCGCGAATTACCTACGCTTCGTGTTGGCGTTATCGTATTCGTCGGCTTCCTCGGCTTGATACATCTGATCATCGTATTGACGTTCTTTCCGATTGCCTTTCCCACTATTTGGCATACGCCAACAATCGCGTCGCTGACGTTGGCTCAAATTGAGCGTTCAACTATTGTGGGATTCTCATTGCTGCTGGTGATTTCGTTTTTGCTGGGCGTCTACGGTGGTGGTAGCTTCTCGCGTCGTGTTTGCATGGAGACGTCTGGGGCATTAACCTTATTACACGCTTGTCACTTTTTGATTCCGTAATTTGTAAAGGCAGAACCATGCGATGCACCGAAGTCGCGGGTAAGGTCGGTACAAATGGAAAACCAATCGTCGCGACTCGGTGATCGCGGCCGTTCGCCGTAATCGATAGTTTGAATTGTTGCATGACACCCAACCCGTATGCCCCAACCGAATCCGACGCAACATCGGGCGTTCACCGGCTCCGATTGAACGGATTCGCGCAAGGCACACGCGACGCAGTCGTATTTTCCACCGTCCTGCTCGTATGTTTGGTTCCCGTACTACGCCCGTATTACGATTCACTGTTGTCAACGATAGCGGACACGTTGTGGATTCCAGTGATTTGGATTCTAGCGGCAGGTACAGTCGCTGAAGTGAAATATCGGCGGAGCGTTCCTGATCCTTCTAGGAGGTCTTGGCTTTCGTCCGACCTAAATCCTTCGCATGGGGAGATCGGCGAACCAGCGGATGCACGTGAGTCGCCGAGTTAGTTTTTTTGAAGTGGTCAGTCATTCGCGGCGACCACGTGATCCGTATCGTTCCCCGACTGACTTGCAGACGAATGATTGACGTTGAATCCCAACCAAAGATCGTCGCAGACATCGTGATGCTCACGGCATCTGAAGGTGGACGGAAACGCGGAATCGAAATCGATGTGAATGCGCGGTACATGCCGCATCTGGCGATTGATGATCGCACCAACCGCGTCGCAAGAACTGACTCGAAAAATCAATCCACCGAACACTACATGGGCGTTCAGTTCGAGCCGGCATTGTCGGTTACCGACACTGCGACTGGTTCCGGACGATACCCACTTTGTCTCATGTACTATCCCCGCGTCGATTACACGACACTGAAAACGGGGGCCACGTTCACGGTGCGCGAGGGCGGACGCATTGTGGGTCACGGCGTCGTGGTATCATCAGGGGATGAAACCGATCAGCCACAGCCAGAATAAAGCGGGGAACCATCCCGTGCACCGGAGCCGGGCTTGCGTGGTTTCACGAATGGACAATCAACCTTCCCGGCCCGGTGACGGGTAACGTTACACGGGGTCGGCTCTGATCGGCATCAGGCTTTGACTTTCGGATGCGCGGTCGGCCGGCTTCGATGGTGATTGAAGTTAGAATGCGGTGTCATGTTTGACCGTGTCGCTGAACACATTGGTCGTGCTCGGACAATAGCCGCTTTGCAATGTTGACTGAACGCAGAGACGATCACCACGTACCGACGCTTTGAATCGATTGATGCTTCAAGCTTTGACTTTGTTTGCGTCGGAACGTCGCGATCTTCAAGCCGGTTCGAGCGGTGTTTGCGCGGTCGATTCGGTGAATGTGCTACGTTGCCTGATTCGTCATGGATTCAACCGCGGTCTCGGGGCTCCCTACGCCGCCGGCCGCTGGGTGTCTTCTTTACGTGTCTGGCCGCCGGCTCCGGCAACCCCGATCCCGCAACGCTTTGTTCGACATCACAATGAAGAAACTCGATGCTTCAAGCCGTGCGACGTTGCCGGCTTGATTCGATGTGTAACAATGCGTTCAACCGAAGCGGGGTTAAGCCGTCTTGGACGCTTCGCTGACCACGTTTCCACGCCCCCGCTCGGTTAACGCGACCGTTATCCGACTGAAATCTAATTGCGCACACTGTCGCCGCTCGTTACCCGAAATAGCAATCTGAGAGCATAGCGTTGACTGACGTGTTCTCCCTCAAGCTTGCGATTTACTTCGTTGGGCCGCTCCTTTTACTTTACGCCGCGACATACCTCACGGGCGCGGTATTGACGCTTGTCTCGAGCATGGTCGTTGATCGCGAACTTTCACTGGATTCTGCGATGCAATCAATGGTAATCGTGATTTGCGCAACGACTTTTGTAGCGTCAATTGCTCATTGGAGCATCGGATCTCCACGGATGACTCTCGCATTCGCCGTTACGTCGTTTTTCTTTGCCGGCGGCCTCGTGTATTCTTACGCTGTCGAGGACTACACCCAATTCAACGAAAAACGCAAGACAAAACCGATTGGAATATCTAAGGGGTTCCTGGTGTCAGGTATCTATTCCATCCTCTTTGCTGCGCTGACCATGTTCGCGATCTGGGTTGCTGGTGTTGCACGGTGACACAGCAGAACGACGGATAACCAAGCCATTCACACGGAGCACGGCTTGCACGTTTTCACAAATGGATACATCACTCTCCGTGCCCGGTGATGGCCACCGTTATCCGACTAAGATTCATGACCAAACGCCCGGCAGCCGCTGACATCCAAGCTCACTTGTGTGAACTTGCCCAAACAATCGCACGCGATCATTTTTCGTTGACGCTGGACTTCACCCCCGATTCAGTGTGGCACGTTGAAACGATATTGTCCGAGATGCATCTCGCGTACGTCGAATCTGAATCCGACGAGGGGATGACGGGCGTCGCCCTCGAATTCGCTGCCTACATCGTCACTGTGATTCAACGCGATTTCGGACCTGCAAAATGGGAACGAGACTGCGAAAGCTTCGGCGAAGATGCATTCCCACTTCATTGGGATGGCGGTAAGATCTACCCGCTCGCATGGTGCATGAAACGTATATTCGACGGTCCCGGCGACGACGTCTGGACTAAATTCCAATCGCTTGTCGTAAACAAGCGGGTGAATAATGTTGGCGGATAACAATTCCGTGCACCGGAGCGGCGTCAGCGTGTTTTCTGATGGAAAGTTTTGCTCTCGCCGCCCGGTGACGGCGGACGTTCGCCGACTGACCAGCCCGACACCGAACCCATCGCTAACTCGTGAGTGACGCTATTTAGGTGAATCGCAAGCTACTCCTGCTCAGTTTCGTCGCCATCGTGGCAAGTGTTTCCGTCTACGCCTATCGAAATCGTGACATTCCCTTCACGTCAGAAGGATGGAAGTCTGACTTCTCGCAACGGCCCCGGATGGTTTCGGATTTGGTCTCAAATCGCATGCTGGACGGTGTTTCTCGCGCGCACGTTGAACGGATGCTGGGTGTGCCGTCTAACGGCCCTGACTCAATCATCGCTGGTAGATACGTCTATTGGGCCGGTACTGACGGCGTGATTGATGACATGTGGCTCGAAGTCACGTTTGTAGAAGATCGGGTTGCCGATGTAAGACACGTACCCGATTGAATCTACGCGTCTACGGTGCCCTGCGTTACAATCTACGTTGCGGCGAACCATGGGTTGCAACGGAGGCCGCGACCTGACGTTTCTGAAGTGGTGAGTCGCTCGCGCGGCCCCGCTGAACCCTACCGTTACACGGGGTTGGCTCTGATCGGCATCAAGCTTTGATTTTCGGATGCGCGGTCGGCCGGCTTCGATGGTGATTGAAGTTAGAATGCGGTGTCATGTTTGACCGTGTCGCTGAACACATTGGTCGTGCTCGGACAATAGCCGCTTTGCAATGTTGACTGAACGCAGAGACGATCACCACGTACCGACGCTTTGAATCGATTGATGCTTCAAGCTTTGACTTTGTTTGCGTCGGAACGTCGCGATCTTCAAGCCGGTTCGAGCGGTGTTTGCGCGGTCGATTTGGTGAATGTGCTACGTTGCCTGATTCGTCATGGATTCAACCGCGGTCTCGGGGCTCCCTACGCCGCCGGCCGCTGGGTGTCTTCTTTACGTGTCTGGCCGCCGGCTCCGGCAACCCCGATCCCGCAACGCTTTGGCCGACTTCGACAGGAAGAAACTCGATGCTTCAAACCGTGCGACGTTGCCGGCTTGATTCGATGTGTAACAATGCGTTCAACCGAAGCGGGGTTGAGCCGTCTTGGACGCTTCGCTGACCACGTTTCCACGCCCCCGCTCGGTTAACGCCGCCGTTCGTCGACGTAATAAAATGTCGGTTGTCACAACGATTTTGAGGCCCAACGGTTCTGAACATCCTGTTGCACATCGTTTTCGCGTTCGGATGCTTCGTGTCCGCGACTAATTTCTATTGGGCATTCCTACGGTATCCGGTACACCGAATCCGAGGAGGGACCGAAGACGACTACCGTTGGATCTCCGCGGCGCCACTTGTCGGTTCGTTCCTGATCGTGGTGACGCTACCATTCCTCGATACATCACCGTGTATTTGGTGGCTGGGTGTCGTTTGTGCTGTAGCCGACACGGGTGGGATTCACTGGTTCGCGGTTGCCATGGCGTGGATGGCGCTGACTGGACGATTGCGGTAGAATGTGACGTGCAACCCGTGTTCGACTTGGAGCGTCGCGGGGAGGCGACGAACCATGCCGTGCACCGGAGCGGCGTCATCGTATTCTCTGATGGTTAGTTTTTCTCTCGCCGCCCGGTGACGGCGGACGTTACACGGGGTTGGCTCTGATCGGCATCAGGCTTTGACTTTCGGGTGCGCGGTCGGCCGGCTTTGATGGTGAATCAAGATCCGATGCGGTGTCGTGTTTGGCGGTGTCGCTAAGTGCATTGGTCGTGCTCGGTCTTTCGCCGCTTCGCAATGTTGACTGAACGCAGAGACGATCACCACGTACCGACGCTTTGAATCAATTGATACTTCCATCCGCCAAAGTGTTTGCGTCGGAACGTCGCGATCTTCAAGCCGATTCGGGCGTTGGTTGCGCGGTCGATTTGGCGAATGTGCTACGTTGCTTGACTCGTCCTGGATTCCACCGCGGTCTCGGGGCACCCTTCGCCGGCGGCCGCTGGATGTCCTCTTTGCGTGACTGGCCGTCGGCTCCGGCAACCCCGATCCCGCAACGCTTTGGCCGACTTCGACAGGAAGAAACTCGATGCTTCAAGCCGTGCGACGTTGCCGGCTTGATTCGATGTGTAACAATGCGTTCAACCGAAGCGGGGTTGAGCCGTCTTGGACGCTTCGCTGACCACGTTTCCACGCCCCCGCTCGGTTAACGCGACCGTTATCCGACTGAACCTGGCATACATCCATGACGCTACCCGAGCCGACCATCGTCTTTCGATCTCGCAGCTACCCTGCGGCTGACGCGTTGGTCGCCTACTTAGTTGAAGGCGGCATCAAAGCGCGTCTGGTTGGTCCTGCAACTCCATTCGGCCAGCCCCATGCTGGCGATGGGCCAATTTTTGGCACTGTTTATGACGTTCTCGCCGCCGACTGCTCGCCTACTGTAATTGACGGCCTGCTGCGGACATGGCACCAACTGCAATCCGAAGTCGCTGCATCAAATGACCTGTTCTGCTACCATTGTGTTGATGTGTTGGACGCTCCCAGTCACTCCTGTCCACGTTGCGGCGAATTGCTCGAAATCTCGACTGATTCGACGACACAAAATGGCGGATAACCATCCGATGCACACGGAGCGGCGGTGGTCGGCTTTTTCGTTTCCTTGCAACCTGTTCGCCGCCGCCCGGTGATCGGTAACGTTCGCCGACTTGAGAGTTGCGCCAAACACAAATCTGCTTCGGCTACGATTGGCAAAAGACAGCGTTTCATCTTTGCTCCGGCTCCCCTGAACAATGCACATTAGAACTGCCCTTCGATCGTACGGTGACGCTTGGCGGACGACGTTTCACTTCATTGCGTTTGGAATCGTTTTCTCCATCTTGACGTTACCATTTCGACTGTTGGAAATCGTCACCGGACCGGAACCCAGTTGGCACATTGCTGTGCCGCTTATTTTTGCTTTGGTGGTTTACCTTCCGTTTTCCGTAGCTTGGGCGTCACGACTCACTGGTGTTCGTCCACGTACGCCCGAAGAGCAGGAGGAGCACCACAGGAAGATCGTTGATGAAAAGAATGCTCAATTGCGTCGGGAGAGCTCGCGTGAACCGATCGTGGATTGAACAATGTGCCCTCAACGCAACGAAAACATTGCGGCGAACCATGCCGTGCACCGGAGCGGCGTCGTCGCGTTTTCTGATGGTCAACTCTACTCTCGCCGCCCGGTGACGGCGGCCGTTATCCGACTGAGGAAGCTCCCGAATCCCTGGCGATAATCACAATTGTTTCATGACGCCAAATCCGTACGCTCCGACTGCTGTAGCCGCCGCCACTGACAAGCGACACATTCCTCCATTGGCTAGGTTCGCGTATGTCGGTGGTGGGTTCCTTGTTTGCGTAATGGCATCCCTTCTGTCCTACATGATTTTCGTCGCCATGTCCTATCCTGGCCTCAACGACAATTCTGGGCTACACGATTCCTACTGGCCGGAAACTGCGGTCTATGTTTCGACTGCTGGTTGCCTAATATGCGGACTCCCTGGCATTTCACTACTTTACTTCGCAACTCGCTACTCTCGTGCCTTCACTGCCGTCATTGGACGGCTAGACTCGTGATGCGGATATGGCCGCGCGGTTCTTGCCGCATCCAAACCGCGGATAACCATGTCGTGCACGCGGAGCACGGCTTGCATGATTTCACAAATGGAAAGTCGTCTCTCCGTGCCCGGTGACGACCGCCGTTCGCTGGCTTGAAGTGAGTTCAGGATATGACTCAAGAGCATTCGCTGCAAATCATTCGTGACGCGTTCTCCCACGTGATAGTGGATCGCATCGTCGTGGAATATGACCCGATTGTCGAAGAAGAGGTTGCCAAGATCTACGTTGCTGATGAGCAGCTGGAGGCCGCGTTAGGCGACGACGGATTGTATCCGCGTACGGTCGCGATGAAGGCGGGACTGTCAATCGAAGTCACGCTGTCACACGAATGATAACGCCAGCGAACCAGCGGATGCACGGGAGACCTCGGCGGTGTCGGTTTTGAATGGTAAATCAACTCCTCGGTCCCCGTGATCCGGGACGTTACACGGGGTTGGCTCTGATCGGCATCAGGCTTTGGTTTTCGTTTGCGCGGTCGGCCGGCTTTGATGGTGAATCGAGATCGGATGCGGTGTGATGTATGGCTTTGTCGTAAAACGCATTGGCCGTGCTCGGTCGATGTCCGCATCACAATGTTGACTGAATGCTGAGACGATCACCACGCACCGACGCGTTGAATCAACTGATACTTCCATCCGCCAAAGTGTTTGCGTCGGAACGTCGCGATCTTCAAGCCGGCTCGAGCTATTGTTGCGCGGTCGATTTGGTGAACGCG is from Crateriforma conspicua and encodes:
- a CDS encoding SLATT domain-containing protein, producing MTTTPDEFAMHSCRRTMRCNGAGLARFHEWKINLSGPLIAAVRPTRIALSDDPNPNDAVPGSDAPAADDDADSTFGTVAQKYERLHDKLDKTARSRFIAARRFELHETLSLYTVVLMSCAVIALTLFDSLDMLPQEAEKFSSFLQVFCAVGVLVYSVILSKSDFALQSYRHHECAMALNKIRSTVYKHTIEEPKTDQYNRAAEEYAKVLDRFDNHLNLDFRVMQMQTPMYRKEYGVNWWFMLKVRAEFVLVYWHYLLFSLLAVVGPIAVYLQNSE
- a CDS encoding DUF6966 domain-containing protein codes for the protein MDDDNQRIIADADSQLIGKLDQILTLLGNGHWSKHFQTVRQELTGAETWEQKHTAASRIRSVYGGMGSFNDWYVDGDVDGVDFDDLRTQLYELSRTYERPEVARALLENEGLA
- a CDS encoding GIY-YIG nuclease family protein, with translation MEQSPLRLIKRCAEYVSIDDINSMRKGLRGIYVLYDNDDVVYVGMTTGGRGGIRARLKRHRAKKANLWTHCSVFEVWDNIRDEEIAELEGLFRHIYRHDSVANKLNAQRGFKLMRAVTDNDIANWATGDDDA